One Mercurialis annua linkage group LG3, ddMerAnnu1.2, whole genome shotgun sequence DNA window includes the following coding sequences:
- the LOC126673323 gene encoding phosphoglucan phosphatase LSF1, chloroplastic isoform X2, whose protein sequence is MSCSLQLIPSCSSSSSRVLHYNLLSPTSFYSTSRDLSFLFNGAVHWKKHIRLSKGNGRVYAMCDGNSRLKMNLNEYMVHLEKPFGIRFALCVDGKIIVHALKKGGNAERSRIIMVGDTLKKVTDLSSGRFVTINDVGDAQNMLIENTGSFSLILERPFSSFPIHQLQLLNDIDIMFNRGRVPVTTWNKNILSSNLKASTEGSGNSGYITFASNFLTSNGWKLLNDQNGYLGLQSENTLRSPVSQFVCVFSERESGEGEWAYGNFPVEEYIKALERSKGELYYNHGLGMRYSKITEQIYVGSCIQTEADVDNLSSVGVTAIVNFQSVTEAENWGINFNTINESCQRSNILMINYPIRDADSFDMRTKLPFCVGLLLRLLKKNHRVFVTCTTGFDRSPACVIAYLHWITDTSLQAAYNFVTGLHLCKPDRPAIAWATWDLIARVENGRHDGPATHIVTFVWNGQEGEDVSLVGDFTGNWKEPIKASHMGGPRYEVDVRLPQGK, encoded by the exons ATGTCGTGCTCTCTGCAACTAATACCTAGttgcagcagcagcagcagcagagtTTTGCACTACAATCTCCTATCTCCGACGTCGTTTTACAGTACTAGCAGAGATCTATCGTTCTTGTTCAATGGAGCCGTGCATTGGAAGAAACACATTCGATTGAGTAAAGGAAATGGTAGAGTTTATGCAATGTGTGATGGTAATTCGAGATTGAAGATGAATCTGAATGAATATATGGTTCATTTAGAGAAGCCGTTCGGGATTCGATTCGCTCTCTGTGTTGATGGCAAAATCATCGTACACGCTCTCAAGAAAGGg GGAAATGCGGAGAGGTCCAGGATAATAATGGTGGGAGACACTTTGAAGAAAGTTACTGATTTGTCTAGCGGAAGATTTGTTACTATTAACGATGTTGGTGATGCACA GAACATGCTGATAGAAAACACTGGATCTTTTAGCTTGATCCTTGAGAGACCCTTTTCCTCTTTTCCAATTCATCAACTACAACTTCTCAATGATATAGATATTATGTTCAATAGAGGACGTGTTCCTGTTACTACTTGGAATAAAAATATCCTGTCGTCAAATTTGAAAGCTTCTACTGAGGGAAGTGGGAATTCTGGTTATATAACATTTGCTTCAAATTTTCTAACATCAAATGGATGGAAGCTTTTGAATGATCAAAATGGATATCTGGGATTACAATCAGAGAACACTCTCCGCTCTCCTGTGAGCCAATTTGTTTGTGTTTTCTCTGAGAGGGAATCTGGAGAAGGGGAATGGGCTTATGGGAACTTTCCTGTGGAAGAGTACATCAAGGCATTAGAACGTTCTAAAGGCGAGCTATACTACAATCATGGACTTGGTATGCGATATAGTAAG ATTACAGAGCAAATATATGTAGGATCTTGTATACAAACAGAAGCAGATGTAGACAATTTGTCTAGCGTG GGGGTCACTGCTATAGTCAATTTTCAAAGTGTTACTGAAGCAGAAAACTGGGGAATCAATTTTAATACAATCAATGAGTCATGCCAAAGATCCAATATTCTCATGATCAATTATCCTATAAG GGATGCAGATTCCTTTGACATGAGGACGAAATTACCATTCTGTGTTGGGCTTCTGTTGCGCTTATTGAAAAAGAATCACCGTGTTTTTGTTACTTGTACAACTGGTTTTGATAGGTCTCCTGCTTGCGTCATTGCATACCTTCATTGGATAACTGATACATCCCTTCAGGCAGCATATAATTTTGTCACTGGATTGCATTTGTGCAAGCCTGACAG ACCTGCAATTGCTTGGGCAACATGGGATCTTATAGCTAGGGTGGAAAATGGTAGGCATGATGGACCAGCGACACATATTGTGACTTTTGTGTGGAATGGTCAAGAG GGAGAAGATGTTTCGCTGGTTGGAGATTTTACCGGAAATTGGAAGGAACCAATCAAGGCAAGTCACATGGGTGGTCCAAGATATGAAGTTGATGTTAGACTGCCCCAAGGAAAGTAA